A segment of the Pseudoalteromonas piscicida genome:
AGAGCGTTAAGAGCTTGAACGAAATATTCGTCAAAATTTATATCATAACGTTGCTCGAACACCTTTTTATCTAACTCAAAATGACAAATAAGCTGTTTGATCACAGCCGCGCGTATTTCATCATCACCACTTAAAGTTATCCCTTTAGTGATCGCACACCTTTTATCACTTAAAGCCTGATAATAAGGTTTTAACTCTTTTTCATTTTGCAAAATCATGTGACCAATTTGAGAAATGGATGACACACCAAGACCTAACAGGTCACACTCGCCATGAGTGGTGTAGCCTTGAAAATTACGATGTAGATGCCCTTCATTTTGCGCCATAGCCAGTTCATCGTCTTTTTTGGCGAAGTGATCCATACCGATGAATTGATACCCAGCAGAGGTCATCTGTTCCAGTGTTTGCTTAAAGATTTCAAGTTTTTCTCCCGCACTCGGCATGTCGGATTCTTTTAGTTTACGCTGTGCTGCAAATCTATCCGGAAGATGGGCATAGTTAAATACAGAGACTCTATCAGGAGAAAGCGCGATAAGTTGCTCAACCGTTTGCTTGTAGCTCTCTACTGTTTGAAATGGTAGCCCATAGATCATATCCATATTGATAGATTTAAAACCGAGCGTTCTCGCTTCCGTTAAGATAGCTAGAACTTCATCTAGATGCTGTGGGCGATTTACCGCAGCTTGTACTTCATCATTAAAATCTTGTACGCCAAAAGATACACGATTAAATCCGAGATCGTGTAGATGTCGCATCATATTTGGTGCAAGTGATCTTGGATCTATTTCAATACCACGCTGTGCACTTTGAGAGAAATTAAATGCACTATTCAGCATTTCGATTAGACGTGTCATTTGCTCGTTAGTTAAGAAAGTTGGTGTCCCACCGCCTAAATGAAGTTGTTCTACACGATACTCAGAAAATAGCGGCGCTTTTGCTGCGATTTCTTGTTCTAAGTAGTCTAGGTAAACGTCAGCTTTGGATTGATGACGAGTAATGATTTTATTACAGCCACAGTAGTAGCATAGTTGATGACAGAAAGGGATATGAATATACAGTGAGAGTGAGCGAGATTTAGAGCCCGTAATCGCCGCTTGTAACTCTTTTT
Coding sequences within it:
- the hemN gene encoding oxygen-independent coproporphyrinogen III oxidase, giving the protein MINLTIWNDSLINKYNISGPRYTSYPTALSLESGYSQKELQAAITGSKSRSLSLYIHIPFCHQLCYYCGCNKIITRHQSKADVYLDYLEQEIAAKAPLFSEYRVEQLHLGGGTPTFLTNEQMTRLIEMLNSAFNFSQSAQRGIEIDPRSLAPNMMRHLHDLGFNRVSFGVQDFNDEVQAAVNRPQHLDEVLAILTEARTLGFKSINMDMIYGLPFQTVESYKQTVEQLIALSPDRVSVFNYAHLPDRFAAQRKLKESDMPSAGEKLEIFKQTLEQMTSAGYQFIGMDHFAKKDDELAMAQNEGHLHRNFQGYTTHGECDLLGLGVSSISQIGHMILQNEKELKPYYQALSDKRCAITKGITLSGDDEIRAAVIKQLICHFELDKKVFEQRYDINFDEYFVQALNALEPLAADGLVELNEHTIKVTSSGNLFIRIICMCFDAYLQNQIKNTRFSRVI